Sequence from the Priestia megaterium genome:
CTAGTGTGTCACTTAGAAATTCCAGTACCGGTCGGTTTGTAAGCAAACATGCTGTAAAGAAAAGGAGCCCTTCCTTTTCTTTGCATGATTGCATTTACCTCTTATGCCTCACACTTTAAAATCAAACAAAACTAAAACGAATCCAGGAGTGATTTGGTGTTACAAACAAATGAAAAGTATTCAGTAGAAGAACAAGCTATTTCAGCAAAAAAAGCAGCTAAGCAATTAAGTTTACTAACAACAGAACAAAAAAACGATGCGCTGTTAACCATTGCTTCTACACTTGAAAGCAACACGGAGTATATTTTAAAAGCAAATGAAGTAGACTTAAAAAACGGGAAAGAAAAAGGTTTTGATGAAGCGCTGATGGATCGCCTCGCTCTTTCAGCGGAACGTGTAAAAGAATTTGCAAATGGCCTTCGTGAGGTTGCTGAGTTAGATGATCCAACAGGAGATATTTTATCAAGCTGGACATTGGATAACGGTCTAGATGTAAAGCAAGTACGCGTGCCTCTTGGCGTTATCGGAATGATTTATGAAGCACGTCCAAACGTAACGGTAGATGCAACAGGGCTAGCGTTGAAATCTGGAAATGCCATTGTGTTAAAAGGCGGCTCTTCAGCTATTTCATCTAACCAAGCTATCGTGGACATTATTCATAAAGCTCTTGATGAAACTCCAATTCCTAAAGAAGCGGTACAGTTTATTTCAAGTACAGATCGTGCGGCTACGCAAGAACTATTTACAATGAAAGAGCATATTGACGTGCTAATTCCGCGCGGAGGGGCTTCATTGATTCAAGCGGTCGTCAATAACGCAACGGTTCCCGTGTTAGAAACGGGAGTCGGAAACTGCCATATTTATATCGATGAACAAGCTGACGTTAAGAAGGCCATTCCGATTTTGATTAATGCAAAAACAGATCGACCAGCGGTGTGTAACGCAGCAGAAACGGTTCTTGTACACAAGAACTGGCTCGATTCTCATAAAGATGAATTGATTCAAGCATTCAACGATCATAATATTGAAGTATATGGTGACAAAGTGACAGTAGGTGAAATTCCTGGAGCAAAACCAGCGGCTGAAAAAGACTGGGCTGAAGAGTATTTGCGCTTAGCAATCGCGATGAAAGTAGTAGAGAGTGTGGATGAAGCGATTGACCACATCGAAACATATGGAACAAAACACTCTGAAGCCATCATTTCAGAAGATGAACAAGCCGTTTCACGCTTCATGTCTTTAGTGGATGCAGCCGCACTGTATCATAATGCATCTACGCGTTTTACTGACGGAGGAGCTTTAGGATTTGGAGCTGAAATTGGGATTTCAACTCAAAAGCTTCATGCACGCGGTCCAATGGGACTTCCTGCGCTTACGACAATTAAATATATTATGAGTGGAAACGGACAAACTCGATAAGAAATGAAAAGCGAGCCTAATCATGTGCTCGCTCTTTTTTTTATGAAAAGCAAAACAAGTAAATGGAAGCTGATTTGTAAAAAAATATAAACTCTGTTATAATAGTAAAATATATAATTTTTGTGATCTTCATTTTTGTTCTTTTCAGACTATCCCGTTGTTTAAGAAAAGCAACTGCTATCTGCTTTGTTATAACTTCATTTTTATTTTAGTCTTTCAAGACGCCGTATGTATTCCTCAAAGATTGATTTACGGATGTATAGTATCACTTTATCTTGCACCATTTACCACATTTACACGCTAAGTTAATCTTCATTTATTATCCACTTAAAAAGTACTGTTTAAAGGAGACGATGTGTATGTATAATCGTAAAAATTTAGAGCCGGCTGTTATTGAAGAAACAAAAGTTTGGGAATGTACATCAGATACGTGTAATTGTTGGGTTCGAGATAACTTTAAAAGCGGAGATCAGCCAACTTGTCCAATTTGCAAAAGCGAAATGAAGCAAGCTGTAAAAGAACTGCAGGTTATTCATAATCCTAGAGTCATTGATTAATAACTTTTAGGAAGACGTTTTTTGAAAGGGGTTTGTGGATGTTTCTAGGAATTGATCATGTTCAGCTTCTTGGTCCAGAAGGATGCGAGCAAGAAGCAAGAAATTTTTATGAAAATCTTTTAGGAATGAAAACTGTTCTTAAGCCGGAAAATTTAAGGCACAGAGGCGGCATATGGTTTCAATGTGGGACTCAAGAAGTGCATATCAGTATTCAAGATGACTACATACCTGCTAAAAAAGCGCATCCAGCTTTTGTCGTGGAAGATATCAAGACGCTTAGACGTAAGTTGGCACATTGGGGCTGCGTTCTTTCTGAAGAAGAGCCTATTGCAGGGAGAGAGCGTTTTTTTGTCCACGACCCGTTCGGAAATCGATTAGAATTTTTACAATATGACAAATAAAAGACCTCCAAGCGGAGGTCTTTTATTTTAGGGCGTTATCTAAATACGTATATACCGTTTCTTTGCTAATTAATACTTCGTTCTCTCGGTCTTTATCTTTTTGCCACTTTTCCCGCGCTTTTGCTAATACCTTCTCGGCGTCATCCTTAGGAATGACAATGACTCCACCGTCGTCACCTGCAATAAAATCACCAGGATAGATTTTCACGCCCCCGCAGGAAATGGTTTCATTTACTGTTCCTTTTTCTTTTTTGCTGCTTGCTGCGATCGTAGAGCCCTTACAAAATACAGGGAAATTGAGCTTTTCAATGTCTTCCTGATCTCGTATAACACCATCTAGTACAATACCGCTTATTCCAACAAGCTTCGCCATGGCTACTACGAAATCTCCTGCTAAGGCACGGTTACAATAGCTTTTTCCATCAATAACGAGCACGCTTCCGGGCTCCGCTAGTCGAATCGCTTCAAGCACTGAGTAATTATTGCCAGCAGGCGTATTTACGGTAAGAGCCGGCCCAAATAGTTTGTAATGACGCTGCAATGGCTTAATAGAAAAGTCTAAGTGGTTGGCACCTTCCATTGCATCTGATAAATTTGCTGTTGATAATGGGAGCTGTTCATTCAACATCGTATCTCTCCTTTTTAACTTTAGTCTATCTATACATATTCATATAAGAGAAAGCTCTTATTTATGAGAGGGCAAGTAGATAACGTGAAGCATTGACCATCAATTAACTGCAAACGTACAGTATTAGAAGCTTTCAGAGCCAATTTTTAATGCATTGTCCTATATCTTTGAGGCGCTGTTTCCCGTATGGTATTCGTCATATAAGCACATATATCCTTTATTAGTAATAAAGGCGAAGGTTAGCCTATAAAGACATTATTAAAGAAGTGGAGAAACCAAAGAACTCTGCAAAAGTTACTTTAGATAATATTTTCGGCAAAGTATAAAATAAGCTGTATTTAACGAGGATGAAGGAAAGACCTTTGTTAGTTTTATGAATGTCTTTGATTTATACTTAAATGGTCTTATATACACACGAAATACGTGCAAATGTTTAATCCTGTGAACATTTGATGGAGCTTGATGCATTTTTATATAAAAAAGTGAAACCTTTTGGTATGATGAAACGTAGGAACATATATGGAAATCATATATGAAAAAACATATGTGACGTTAGTCATTTAGTGGAGGGAAAACAATGGTAAAAAAATTATTGGCCGCATTTATCGCATTAGCGGTTGTGTTTTCACCAGTCGGTGGATCACTTATTCATGACGGTTCAAACGTAGCAAGCGCAAAAGGGTATAAATCAGGAAAGCGCTCTTTTGACAGCGGAAGCAATAACCAATCAAGCTTATTTAAAAACAATAACAGTAATTCGGTTAAGCAAAACAATACGTCTAAAAACTCATCATCTAAAAGTACAGCGGCTAGCTCAAAGCGCGGCGGCTTAATGAAAGGTCTTTTAATGGGAGGAATTGCGGGCTTATTATTTGGAAGCTTACTATCTAGCTTAGGACCATTAGGCCCAATTTTAGGCTTTATGGTAAATATGCTTGTGATTGTAGCTTTAATTCTTCTTGTAGTAAAGTTATTCCAAAGCGTACGTAGCAACAAGCGTAAAAATGAGGAAGTGAAATCTTGGAGACAATAAAAATTTCTGAACAAGATATTATCAATGCGATGTGTTTGTATATCGCAGAAAAAAAACAAGTTCAGCCTCAAGAAGTAGAGATTGAGCTAATGTATGATGATGACTACGGTTTTTCAGCAGAGTCATACGTGCATGATCGTAAGCAGGTTCATATTACTTTGAACATCATTGAAGCGCTGCGCTTTTGGCTGGATACGGAAATGAACGTAGACCCATACGCAGCAGGACTAGAACTGGAATTAGACGATGAAGAAGGTATTATCGCTTTTGCTAAATTAAGTCGATAAACGAATCTTCAATGCAAAACCCGCTCAAGTGAGCGGGTTTTTTTATTATGATTTTAACTGTTCGTTGGAACTGGACTTATCGCGTTTTTTAGTGAAAAACCACCAGTTGGCATCTCCAAGTAATTTCATAAGAGAAGGGACAAGAAGCATTCTGACAATCGTTGCATCGATAAATATAGCTAAAGCAATTCCTACACCCATTTGTTTAACAGGTGTTACATCTGTAAAAGCAAAGGCTCCTGTAATCACAATCATAATTAAAGCAGCGCTCGTAATAATTTTACTAGTGGAAGCTAAGCCTTCTACCGTTGCCACATTATTATCGCGGGTTTGATGATACACTTCGTGAATGCGCGAAATCAAAAAGACTTCGTAGTCCATGCTAAGTCCAAATACAAGGCCAAAAACAAAGACCGGCAGCACTAAAGCAATATTGGATTGGGTAAGACCTAAATGTCCATTTTGAAACAGCCATACAAGTAAACCAAACGTAGCTGTTAAGCTTAAAATATTCATAATGATAGCCTTTAAAGGAATGAGGACAGAACGAAAAGCAATCATTAAAATGACATACGTTGAAAATAAAACAAGAGCCAAACCATACGGAGCTTTTTCATAAATTTCATCGAATATTTCTTGTTCAAATTTTGGATAGCCGCCAATATGAACGGTGAAAGGTGAACGTTTGTCTTTCCATTTTCGAACAAAATCTTTTGCTTGATCTGAATTTTGGTCTGTATCTAGCGTAGCTTTTATGAGCATATAATGTCCGTTAATGAACGAATCTACAGCTGGCTTTGTCTGCGCGCTTATCTGCGGGTTTTCCAGCATAGCTTGAAGCTGATTGCTTGATTTTACGTTTAAAGCGGTAGAAATAGAATCGACTTGCTTAACTAACGAATCTTCTTTTAATTGTTTTATAAAAGTAAAGGCATTTTTTAAAGGCTTTTCATTCAGCATATCTTGCTTAGCTTCTAACACAAAATAAACGTCTGCCGTGTTTTTATTTATAAACGTATCGTTATACGTGTCAAAAGCTTGACGGGACTCATATTTTGTTGGCAGCGCTTCTGAAGACGGTATTTCTAGATGCATGTCTCGAACGGGAATAAGTGCTACTAACAGAATGATAAGAGAAACAATAGTCATAGTTACAGGCTTTTTCATGACAAATGTAGCGAATGAACGCCACCTAGACTGACCGCCTTGTTCACTGACTTTTAAGATGCGTAAACGATTAATGCGTGTACCTAATATAGCCAGTATGGAAGGAAGCAGCGTAAGAGCTGAAAACACAGCAATAAAAACAACAGCCATTCCTCCAAGAGCGACGTTTTGAAAAATATCCACTTGAATAAACAGCATTCCTGCTAATCCAATAAATACGCATAATCCTGAGAAGATGACTGAGCGTCCCGCTGTTTGAATGGTGATTTTGATTGCTTGTTCTACCGATTTTGTTTGAATTTCTTCTTTAAAGCGATTAATAAACAAAAGGGCAAAGTCAATACTAAGAGCTAATCCAATCATTGGAATCACATTTAAAATAAAGATGGACAGCTCTGTGTACGGATGAAAGAAATACACAACACCCATGGTGGTAACGACGGTTACAATTCCTATCATAAGAGGGATTGCAGCGGCTACCACGCCGCCAAAAGCTAGAAGAAGCACAACTAAAGCAACAGGAATACCAATGGCTTCCGCTTTTGCTAAATCAGCTTGGCTTGCTGTATTCATATCTTTTTCAATAATAGGACCACCGGTTAATTTTACACTAACTTCTTTTTCTTCAGCTGAAAGAGTTCTGATCTTTTCCACTCGTTTATCCATCGTTCCATCATCGTGATTAAAGTGGATAATTCCATACGCTGTGCTTCGTTTTATCATCTTGTTAGAAGCCGTTGGTATGTCGACTTTCGACGCGTCTGATTTGTCCTTTGCTTTTTGCATATACTGAGCGATCGTTTGCTGGAATTTGGAGTCAGAAACTCCGTCTTTTTTTTCAAACAAAACGATGATCTGAGATTCGCTAACATCAAATTTATTAACTAAAAGCTGCTCGGTATCTTTATACATTCCTTTCATTTCAAATCCGTTTCCTCCTAGAACAGAAGGAAGCTTAGCCGCATAAAAGCCAAATCCGACAATTAGGATGACCCACAGTATTAATAAAATTTTTCTGCCCGCATATAATGCGTTCGCTACTTTATTCATATTAACCTCCAATTTTTTGTACAGTTACTAGACTATTTTATACTAACAGTTATTGTAATTAGAAGAAGTATTGTGTTTTTTGTTTTTCTTGCCTGAAAAAGCATTTTAGATAGATGAGCAGGGTTGTTTCCTCAGCAAAATCGTGTTTATGTTTCAAGCGATTTAGGGAACACTGTACATAAATGCACGAAGGGGGATAAAAAAGATGCAAATGAAACAGCCAGCTAAAATGACGAATAGTTATGGGTGTAAAAATGAGTATGATACATTAAAACGTGTGATTGTTTGCCCACCTACATATATGAAAATTGAAGAAATTATTAATGAAACACAAAAGCATTATGCGGACGAAAACATTGATGAGAGCTTGGCTTCAAAGCAGCACCGTCAATTTGTCGAATGCCTTCAAAAAGAAGGAGTGGAAGTCATCGGGCTATCTGCACAAGAGCCATTTCCAGAACAAGTATTTACGCGGGATATTGGCTATACGCTGGGAGAGACCATTATTGTCACGAAAATGGGAAGCGAAATTCGAAGTGGAGAAGAACAAGTGTTAGCAGAGTGGCTGCAGCGGCAAGGTATTCCTTTCCATCAGGTACCGGACCATCCCATTGAAGGTGGAGATGTGCTGATTGATGGACAAGCTATTTTTATAGCGCTCAGCGACCGTACAAGTAAAGAAGGCGTGGACCATATTCAAGAGCTGCTTCCAGCGTATGAGGTTGTTCCGATTCCTATTGATCGGTCTTATCTTCATCTTGATTGTGTGTTAAATATTTTATCACCTACAGAAGCGCTTGTATTTTCACCAGCTTTACATGAAAAAGAATTAAATTTACTTCGCATGAAATATGACTTAATTGAAGTAACAAAAGAAGAGCAGTTTACGATGGGAACCAATGTATTATCAATCGGTAATCAGCGGGTGATCAGCCTACCAATGAATACAGAAGTAAATGAAGAGTTAAGGAAACGAGGCTATAAAGTAATTGAAGTTGATATATCTGAAATTATTAAGTCCGGCGGTTCTTTCCGCTGCTGTACAATGCCTCTTGAACGAGTGTAAAAAAGCTTAAAAAGAAAAAAGATCTCGGCGATAGCCAGGGATCTTTTTTTGAAGGATGTTGTATAAAATTTCAAGTGAAAGGAACATTAACCTATATAAGCTGTTGAAGGAAAGGAGTGATAAACATGGCAAATCGTAATCCTATTTTAGTTCAAGGTGCTGAACAGCTTCTTGATCAGTTAAAAACGGAAATCGCAGGAAGACTTAACGTTCAGCTTGGCGCTGAGCAAACGGCTCGTGCAAATGGTTCTGTTGGTGGAGAAATGACGAAGCATCTTGTTGCAATGGCCCAACAGCAATTAAGTGGTGCACAAGGACACATTCGCTAGTCTGCTCTACATAAACACTCTGATGAAAAGTTCTGGCTCTTTTGAGCTGGAACTTTTTTGTGTAGGAAACATCATTCTACTTTCTCTTGGTCGTTTGATTTGAGATTTTGCTTGAAATTCTCCACTTTCAAGGTTGAAAAGTGCATAAAATGGGAAAAGAACAAAAAAAGAGAAAGTAGAGGTTTATCATGAAAAAGCTATTATCATTTGGAAAAAGTCTTGGTAAAGAAATTCAAGAAGACCAAGCAACGGGACTAGCGGCTGAGCAAGCGTATTATTATATGCTATCATTATTCCCTATGCTTATTTTACTGATATCGATTGTTCCGTATCTATCTATTAAACCGGAAGAGGCAATCGATGTCCTTCAAAGCGTTATGCCGGGAGAAACGGCTGCAATCTTTAAAGATAACGTAGCTCAATTTGTAAGCCAACCAAACGGCGGGTTACTGACTGTAGGGATTTTAGGAACCATTTGGTCCGCTTCAAACGGTATGAACGCCTTTATCCGTGCAATGAACCAAGCCTACGACGTGAAAGAACAGCGCTCGTTTATTAAAGTAAGAGGCTTGTCCATTCTTTTAACGATCGGATTAATTGTGACAATTGTTGTATCGCTTCTTTTACCAGTGTTTGGAGGGATTTTGTTAAATTGGATAAGCGAATGGTTTTCTCTCCCTTCAGGTACAACAGTGATTTTAAATATTCTGCGCTGGATTATCGGTGTCGGCATTATGGTACTTGTTTTATCCGTATTATACAGATTAGCTCCAAACAAAACGTTTCCTTTTGCTCATGTATGGCCCGGAGCACTCGCTGCTACGCTATTATGGCAGCTGACATCTTTAGGGTTCTCATTTTACGTAAGCAACTTTGGCAATTATTCTGCTACTTATGGAAGCTTAGGAGGCGTGATTGTTCTGATGCTTTGGCTATTTTTAACGGGGTTAATTCTCGTTATTGGAGGAGAGATTAACGCTATATATCACCGAAACAAAACGGCTGCCCCTCCTAAAGATACGTCTCAGGCGATGTAATAAAAAAGGAAACCTTTATAGAGGTTTCCTTTTTAACGTTTAAAGCTATTAACAAGCTGTTTAAATGAGTTGGCTGTATATTTGACCGAATCTTTTTTGTACTGTACATCGGTTTTAATAGCTGCTTGTGTTACTTTTAAGTGATTTGTTTTTTCTTTGATATGATCAGTTTCGTTTTGAAGATGTTGAGAAGTGGCATTTACAGAGTTCACAGTTGGCTTGATTTTTTTATTAAATGATACGCCTGCGTAAATAAGATACGCAAGTGATGCCAAAACAACAGCTAAGCTTATATACACAATAATCATCGTTGTGCCTCCTTTGTACGTATTTATATTTATATAGGTGAGAATAAAATATATATGAATATCATCCTCTTTATTTAATTGTTATACCCATTTTTAATAAAAACAAACAAAAGCCTGATGAGAAGACAATATATTGGATTTTTTCTGAAATTTCATTCATCATTACATATAGAGTTACCTTGAAAGGAGAGAGAAGAAGAATGCCGTTAGATCCGCATATTCAAATATTTCTAAATCAATATAATGAAATGCCCCGTCCTTCTTTAGAGGACGTTACACCCCCTCAGCTGAGAGAAATGGAAAAGATGTCTTTAACTCCTTCCAAAGAAGCAGTTAAAAAAGTATATAATCAAGAAATCCAATTAAATGAACGTCCGCTCACTATACGAGTGTATGAACCTGAAGGAACAGGGCCATTTCCCGCTCTTGTTTATTATCACGGAGGAGGCTGGGTATTAGGAAGTTTAGATAGCCATGACTCCATATGCAGATCGTATGCAAATGAAACAAACTGTATTGTGGTTTCTGTTGATTACCGCCTTGCTCCTGAGTATAAATTTCCCGCTGCAGTGAACGATGCCTATGATGCCTTGGAGTGGATTTCAGCTCACGCGTCTCAATTAAATATCGATTCAAACAAAATTGCCGTTGGAGGAGATAGCGCCGGTGGCAACCTTGCTGCGGTTGTGAGCATTTTAGCAAAAGAAAGACAAGGTCCATCCATTGTTCACCAGCTGCTTATTTATCCGTCTGTAGGATTTAAAAATCAGCACCCTGCCTCTATGAAAGAAAATGAGGAAGGATATTTTCTTTCAAAAGATCTCATGGATTGGTTTCGCCTTCAGTACTTAAATAATAAAGAAGAAGAACAGCATCCCTATAACGCTCCGGTATTACTAGAAGATTTATCGAGTCTACCAAGCGCTACCATTATTACAGCACAGTATGATCCTTTAAGAGATAGCGGAAAAGACTACGCGGACGCATTAAAAAATCACGGTGTCCCTGTCACCTATGAAAATTATGAAACAATGATTCACGGGTTTTTAGGGTTTCATGAATTTGTCCCACTCGCTCAGCAGGCGATCAATAAAAGCGCAGCTCAACTTCGTCAAGTATTTGACTCTATTTAAGGCGCAAAGATATATAGTGTCATAAATTATATGAACTTGGGAGAAGCAGCACATGGATGTGCTGCTTTTCTGTGTTGATAGGGAGAAAAGATTGAAAAGAGTTTAAAAATAGCCCATTATCCCTTTTAAAGTCATTTTGTTTGGAGTATAGTAGAAAAGTAGGATAAAAACATTTATTGACATTAAGTAAGGTGATTTTTTGAATGATAAAAAACAAGTAGGTCAGCTGATTCAAGATCTGCGAAAGATTGCGGAAATGACAACTGTCGCTTGCTAAATGTTGATACAACAAGGTTTTTAATGTATAGGTAAATAGTCCTCTAGACTAAAACTTGTTCATGATAAAAAAACTACCTAAATTGTTAAGGCAACTTCCACTATTTAAAGAGGAGGTTGCCTTTTTATGTGTGCAAAAAGATTGAGAAAAGGAACAAAGTTAAATCAAGTTAATCTAAGTGATGCAAAGGACAGAATAATAAGGATAAAAAAGCTGGAAGGCGTGGCACAGTCCACTATCAATCAGTACAACATAGTATTTAATGATCTAATCAGATTCTTTGGAGAAGAGAAGTTAATCGTTTTGATTGAGCTGAACAATGCGAGAGACTTTGTAGATTGGTTACTACATGAAAAATCTGATGAGAAGAGTAGATTTAAACAAGTGGCTAAAAAGGGAGTTAAGCCTTCTAGTGCTAATAATTATCTACAGAAATTACGTGCGGCTTTTAACATTCTAATGCGTGAAGGAATATTGAATGAAAATGTTTTTAGTCAAATCAAGAACATTAAATTTCAGAAAAAAAAGGTTGAGGTTTTAACTGTAGAGGAGATAAAGCGAATTTTTGATGCTTTTAATAAGAGCTACTACGCTCAATTTAGATCTTATGTACTCTTACATACCTTGTTAGACACATTAGGAAGAGTTGAAGAAACAGTTCATTTAAAAAAGCAGGATGTGGACTTTGAAAAAAGATCCATAACATTTCAAAATACAAAATCAAAGAAGTTTAGGATAGTTCCTGTTTCGATTAAAACTACACAACTTCTCCAAGAACTCATCGCAGATAATGAGGAGTTATTCAGTAGCGAATATATTTTTCTAACGAATGATGGAAATAGATTGCGACCAAGTACATTCAGAGCGCATTTAGAAAAGGTCTTGAAAAACGCAGGTATCAATAAACGCTTTCATCCTCATCTATGTCGCCATACTGGATCTGAAATGTTTCTACGGCAATCGGGTAACATCAGAGTCTTGCAACAGCTCTTAGGTCATTCTGAGTTATCTATTACAGCTAAGGTGTACGCTCATGTATTGGATACCACAATTAGAGATGAACATAAGAAATATTCGGCAATAAATCTGATAGAAAACCATAAAGAAAAAATTGTTAAACGGAAATAAAAATAGTTAATTTGGACAAAAAAAAAGAGAGCAGATGCTCACAACATCTACTCTCCATCTTGCATAGTCAAATACACAAGATTTACGCAATAAGAGTATATGATAATTATTGAAAAAAATCAATAATGTCATACGCTTATTTGACTATGCCCTAAAAATAAAAACATGGGGGCAATGTTAAATATGAAGTCTGGAAATATAAATCAATTTAAGCATCTATCGAAATTCGATT
This genomic interval carries:
- a CDS encoding glutamate-5-semialdehyde dehydrogenase; protein product: MLQTNEKYSVEEQAISAKKAAKQLSLLTTEQKNDALLTIASTLESNTEYILKANEVDLKNGKEKGFDEALMDRLALSAERVKEFANGLREVAELDDPTGDILSSWTLDNGLDVKQVRVPLGVIGMIYEARPNVTVDATGLALKSGNAIVLKGGSSAISSNQAIVDIIHKALDETPIPKEAVQFISSTDRAATQELFTMKEHIDVLIPRGGASLIQAVVNNATVPVLETGVGNCHIYIDEQADVKKAIPILINAKTDRPAVCNAAETVLVHKNWLDSHKDELIQAFNDHNIEVYGDKVTVGEIPGAKPAAEKDWAEEYLRLAIAMKVVESVDEAIDHIETYGTKHSEAIISEDEQAVSRFMSLVDAAALYHNASTRFTDGGALGFGAEIGISTQKLHARGPMGLPALTTIKYIMSGNGQTR
- a CDS encoding dimethylarginine dimethylaminohydrolase family protein; translated protein: MQMKQPAKMTNSYGCKNEYDTLKRVIVCPPTYMKIEEIINETQKHYADENIDESLASKQHRQFVECLQKEGVEVIGLSAQEPFPEQVFTRDIGYTLGETIIVTKMGSEIRSGEEQVLAEWLQRQGIPFHQVPDHPIEGGDVLIDGQAIFIALSDRTSKEGVDHIQELLPAYEVVPIPIDRSYLHLDCVLNILSPTEALVFSPALHEKELNLLRMKYDLIEVTKEEQFTMGTNVLSIGNQRVISLPMNTEVNEELRKRGYKVIEVDISEIIKSGGSFRCCTMPLERV
- a CDS encoding MMPL family transporter, whose translation is MNKVANALYAGRKILLILWVILIVGFGFYAAKLPSVLGGNGFEMKGMYKDTEQLLVNKFDVSESQIIVLFEKKDGVSDSKFQQTIAQYMQKAKDKSDASKVDIPTASNKMIKRSTAYGIIHFNHDDGTMDKRVEKIRTLSAEEKEVSVKLTGGPIIEKDMNTASQADLAKAEAIGIPVALVVLLLAFGGVVAAAIPLMIGIVTVVTTMGVVYFFHPYTELSIFILNVIPMIGLALSIDFALLFINRFKEEIQTKSVEQAIKITIQTAGRSVIFSGLCVFIGLAGMLFIQVDIFQNVALGGMAVVFIAVFSALTLLPSILAILGTRINRLRILKVSEQGGQSRWRSFATFVMKKPVTMTIVSLIILLVALIPVRDMHLEIPSSEALPTKYESRQAFDTYNDTFINKNTADVYFVLEAKQDMLNEKPLKNAFTFIKQLKEDSLVKQVDSISTALNVKSSNQLQAMLENPQISAQTKPAVDSFINGHYMLIKATLDTDQNSDQAKDFVRKWKDKRSPFTVHIGGYPKFEQEIFDEIYEKAPYGLALVLFSTYVILMIAFRSVLIPLKAIIMNILSLTATFGLLVWLFQNGHLGLTQSNIALVLPVFVFGLVFGLSMDYEVFLISRIHEVYHQTRDNNVATVEGLASTSKIITSAALIMIVITGAFAFTDVTPVKQMGVGIALAIFIDATIVRMLLVPSLMKLLGDANWWFFTKKRDKSSSNEQLKS
- a CDS encoding cold-shock protein — protein: MYNRKNLEPAVIEETKVWECTSDTCNCWVRDNFKSGDQPTCPICKSEMKQAVKELQVIHNPRVID
- a CDS encoding YxcD family protein; protein product: METIKISEQDIINAMCLYIAEKKQVQPQEVEIELMYDDDYGFSAESYVHDRKQVHITLNIIEALRFWLDTEMNVDPYAAGLELELDDEEGIIAFAKLSR
- a CDS encoding alpha/beta-type small acid-soluble spore protein yields the protein MANRNPILVQGAEQLLDQLKTEIAGRLNVQLGAEQTARANGSVGGEMTKHLVAMAQQQLSGAQGHIR
- a CDS encoding tyrosine-type recombinase/integrase translates to MCAKRLRKGTKLNQVNLSDAKDRIIRIKKLEGVAQSTINQYNIVFNDLIRFFGEEKLIVLIELNNARDFVDWLLHEKSDEKSRFKQVAKKGVKPSSANNYLQKLRAAFNILMREGILNENVFSQIKNIKFQKKKVEVLTVEEIKRIFDAFNKSYYAQFRSYVLLHTLLDTLGRVEETVHLKKQDVDFEKRSITFQNTKSKKFRIVPVSIKTTQLLQELIADNEELFSSEYIFLTNDGNRLRPSTFRAHLEKVLKNAGINKRFHPHLCRHTGSEMFLRQSGNIRVLQQLLGHSELSITAKVYAHVLDTTIRDEHKKYSAINLIENHKEKIVKRK
- a CDS encoding alpha/beta hydrolase; translation: MPLDPHIQIFLNQYNEMPRPSLEDVTPPQLREMEKMSLTPSKEAVKKVYNQEIQLNERPLTIRVYEPEGTGPFPALVYYHGGGWVLGSLDSHDSICRSYANETNCIVVSVDYRLAPEYKFPAAVNDAYDALEWISAHASQLNIDSNKIAVGGDSAGGNLAAVVSILAKERQGPSIVHQLLIYPSVGFKNQHPASMKENEEGYFLSKDLMDWFRLQYLNNKEEEQHPYNAPVLLEDLSSLPSATIITAQYDPLRDSGKDYADALKNHGVPVTYENYETMIHGFLGFHEFVPLAQQAINKSAAQLRQVFDSI
- a CDS encoding RraA family protein is translated as MLNEQLPLSTANLSDAMEGANHLDFSIKPLQRHYKLFGPALTVNTPAGNNYSVLEAIRLAEPGSVLVIDGKSYCNRALAGDFVVAMAKLVGISGIVLDGVIRDQEDIEKLNFPVFCKGSTIAASSKKEKGTVNETISCGGVKIYPGDFIAGDDGGVIVIPKDDAEKVLAKAREKWQKDKDRENEVLISKETVYTYLDNALK
- a CDS encoding VOC family protein, with the protein product MFLGIDHVQLLGPEGCEQEARNFYENLLGMKTVLKPENLRHRGGIWFQCGTQEVHISIQDDYIPAKKAHPAFVVEDIKTLRRKLAHWGCVLSEEEPIAGRERFFVHDPFGNRLEFLQYDK
- a CDS encoding YihY/virulence factor BrkB family protein produces the protein MKKLLSFGKSLGKEIQEDQATGLAAEQAYYYMLSLFPMLILLISIVPYLSIKPEEAIDVLQSVMPGETAAIFKDNVAQFVSQPNGGLLTVGILGTIWSASNGMNAFIRAMNQAYDVKEQRSFIKVRGLSILLTIGLIVTIVVSLLLPVFGGILLNWISEWFSLPSGTTVILNILRWIIGVGIMVLVLSVLYRLAPNKTFPFAHVWPGALAATLLWQLTSLGFSFYVSNFGNYSATYGSLGGVIVLMLWLFLTGLILVIGGEINAIYHRNKTAAPPKDTSQAM